The following proteins are co-located in the Paenibacillus sp. FSL H8-0079 genome:
- a CDS encoding ABC transporter ATP-binding protein, producing MEPLLKVNDLSVSFHSGESEFQAVREVSFEVRKGETLGIVGESGSGKSVTARSIMRLLASPPSQMKNGEILFKGVDLANKTQKEMESIRGRDIGMIFQDPMSSLNPTIKVGKQISESLIKHQKVSKREAKKQAIAMMERVGITRSEIRYNQYPHEFSGGMRQRVMIGIALACRPELLIADEPTTALDVTIQAQILNLMKDMQDQLGTSIILITHDLGVVAGMCDRVVVMKEGQIVETGTTTEIFANPKHPYTIRLLNALPRLDQKKKPKPVSLVPRDLEDDQPLLEVKSLRQHFNLGKGNTLKAVNDISFHIRQGETLGVVGESGSGKSTTGRAILRLHEPTGGDVLFKGVPLNRLSASEMKTMRRHMQIIFQDPYASLNPKMRIMDIIGEALDIHQLAGTAAQREKRVEELLEMVGLDPTHAQRYPHEFSGGQRQRIGIARALAVEPEFIVCDEPLSALDVSIQAQIVQLLEELQQRLGLTYLFIAHDLSMVKHISDRVAVMYNGKIVELAESEELYSNPQHAYTKALLSAIPVPDPAVEAKRKRHVVKEITRENIDVEDRYNLEHSKWVEVTEGHWVAISS from the coding sequence ATGGAACCTTTACTGAAAGTTAATGATTTATCTGTCTCTTTTCACTCTGGAGAGAGTGAGTTTCAGGCAGTGCGAGAAGTGAGTTTTGAAGTACGAAAAGGCGAGACGCTGGGCATTGTAGGAGAATCGGGCAGCGGAAAAAGTGTAACAGCACGCTCCATTATGAGGCTGCTTGCATCGCCGCCTTCGCAGATGAAAAATGGAGAGATTCTATTTAAAGGGGTCGACCTGGCCAATAAAACGCAGAAAGAGATGGAGAGCATTCGTGGGCGTGATATTGGCATGATCTTTCAGGACCCGATGAGTTCCCTTAATCCGACTATTAAAGTAGGTAAACAGATCTCCGAGAGTCTGATCAAACACCAGAAGGTGTCCAAAAGGGAAGCCAAAAAGCAGGCGATTGCCATGATGGAGCGGGTGGGGATAACTCGCAGCGAAATACGCTACAACCAATATCCGCACGAATTCTCCGGAGGCATGCGTCAGCGGGTCATGATTGGTATCGCACTCGCTTGCCGTCCTGAATTGCTCATTGCCGATGAGCCGACAACCGCACTGGACGTTACGATTCAAGCTCAGATTCTGAATTTGATGAAAGATATGCAGGACCAACTGGGCACATCGATTATTCTGATCACGCATGATCTGGGCGTAGTGGCAGGCATGTGCGATCGGGTTGTTGTTATGAAGGAAGGACAGATTGTGGAAACCGGGACAACGACAGAGATTTTTGCTAATCCCAAACACCCGTATACCATCAGACTGCTGAATGCATTACCGCGTCTGGACCAGAAGAAAAAGCCAAAACCGGTATCATTGGTCCCGAGAGATCTGGAGGATGATCAGCCGTTGCTTGAGGTGAAATCACTCAGACAACATTTTAATCTGGGCAAAGGTAACACCTTAAAGGCTGTTAATGATATCAGTTTTCATATTCGTCAAGGAGAGACGCTTGGCGTTGTAGGGGAATCTGGTAGCGGAAAATCGACTACAGGCCGTGCCATTCTGCGATTGCATGAGCCAACGGGTGGAGATGTGCTGTTTAAGGGAGTTCCGCTTAATCGTCTGTCGGCTTCGGAGATGAAAACAATGCGCAGACATATGCAGATTATTTTCCAGGACCCTTATGCATCTCTGAATCCCAAAATGAGAATTATGGATATCATTGGAGAAGCCCTTGATATTCATCAACTTGCAGGCACTGCCGCTCAGCGGGAGAAGCGTGTGGAGGAATTGCTGGAGATGGTGGGTCTCGACCCTACCCATGCGCAGCGTTATCCGCATGAATTCTCGGGTGGACAGAGACAGCGGATTGGTATTGCGCGAGCTTTGGCTGTGGAGCCGGAATTCATCGTATGTGACGAACCGTTGTCCGCACTGGATGTGTCGATACAAGCACAGATCGTACAGCTGCTTGAAGAGTTGCAGCAGCGACTAGGCTTGACGTATCTATTCATCGCGCATGACTTGTCCATGGTCAAACATATCAGTGATCGAGTGGCTGTGATGTATAACGGAAAAATTGTTGAACTGGCAGAGAGTGAAGAACTCTATTCCAACCCGCAACATGCCTACACCAAGGCGTTGCTGTCTGCTATTCCTGTACCTGATCCGGCGGTAGAAGCGAAGAGAAAGAGACATGTTGTAAAAGAAATAACAAGAGAAAATATTGATGTAGAAGACCGTTATAATCTCGAACATTCCAAGTGGGTAGAAGTCACGGAAGGACACTGGGTAGCCATATCTAGCTAA
- a CDS encoding ABC transporter permease produces MKGGTLGLNLAKSSRLSRLVHNSSFIYGKMLLHPSYRYVLFILGLPINLVVFLIWRSNRKNDGWVAARQAAEQELLASSYRNKLKLEVEDQLRRKHRFFQQQVSEVEFTRQTEEWLEESVQTELKERTSRILLEQGHQRLTLADTFHTLIDKPWFFAISIIPGCLMYSILFLYGNPYLKYIFERILMTVFVILGVATLVFTILYLSPFNPAANILGETATQEQIAAFNQVYGLDQPYLTQLWNNIKGVALFDLGKSFAGNEDVTATIARKFPITLTLAVISLLLALVIALPIGIISAIKPNSWFDYTFMFIALIGLSIPNFWQGLIFILNFSIKLQWLPATFNPQNWLSIIMPTIVLGTGLTAAVARMTRSSTLEVIHEDYVMTARAKGLSERQVMLKHAVRNALIPIVTVVGLQFGAMLGGAAVTEKVFNISGLGSYIVDKQFIPDIPSIMGGVIYTAITISIINVAVDLLYAFIDPRVRSKMKQY; encoded by the coding sequence ATGAAAGGAGGCACGCTTGGTTTGAATCTTGCAAAAAGCAGCAGACTCTCGCGGTTGGTACACAATTCAAGTTTTATTTATGGCAAAATGCTGCTTCATCCTTCCTACCGATATGTTCTGTTCATTCTTGGATTACCGATCAATTTGGTCGTATTTCTAATTTGGCGTTCGAATCGAAAAAATGACGGCTGGGTAGCTGCCAGGCAGGCGGCTGAGCAAGAACTGCTCGCTTCTTCCTACAGGAACAAGCTTAAGTTGGAAGTGGAAGATCAGCTGCGTCGCAAACATCGTTTTTTCCAGCAGCAGGTCAGTGAGGTAGAATTCACACGTCAGACCGAGGAATGGTTGGAAGAAAGTGTTCAGACAGAGTTGAAGGAGCGGACGTCCCGCATACTTCTGGAACAAGGACATCAACGACTTACACTGGCCGATACGTTCCACACCCTTATCGACAAACCGTGGTTTTTCGCGATATCCATTATTCCAGGCTGTCTGATGTATAGCATTCTGTTTTTGTATGGCAATCCTTATCTAAAGTACATATTTGAAAGAATACTGATGACGGTATTCGTCATTCTGGGCGTAGCAACACTCGTATTTACGATTTTGTATCTGTCTCCGTTTAACCCGGCAGCTAACATTCTCGGAGAGACCGCAACGCAGGAACAGATTGCAGCATTCAATCAGGTGTATGGCTTGGATCAACCTTATCTTACACAGCTCTGGAACAATATTAAGGGAGTTGCTCTCTTCGATCTTGGCAAGTCTTTTGCGGGAAATGAAGATGTCACGGCTACGATCGCAAGGAAGTTTCCAATTACATTGACGCTGGCGGTCATCTCCCTGCTACTGGCACTTGTCATTGCATTGCCCATCGGTATCATCTCAGCGATTAAGCCTAATTCATGGTTCGATTATACGTTTATGTTTATCGCTCTGATTGGATTATCGATCCCGAATTTCTGGCAAGGACTTATTTTTATTCTGAACTTTTCGATCAAATTGCAGTGGCTTCCCGCCACCTTCAACCCGCAAAATTGGCTATCGATCATTATGCCAACCATTGTGCTGGGCACGGGACTCACGGCTGCGGTGGCTCGGATGACTCGATCTTCCACACTGGAAGTCATTCATGAAGATTATGTGATGACCGCCCGCGCCAAGGGGTTAAGCGAACGTCAGGTCATGCTGAAACACGCTGTACGCAATGCATTGATTCCAATCGTAACTGTGGTTGGACTTCAATTCGGTGCCATGCTGGGCGGGGCAGCAGTGACGGAGAAAGTGTTTAATATCAGCGGTCTCGGCAGCTATATTGTGGATAAGCAATTTATCCCCGATATTCCGAGTATCATGGGCGGAGTAATCTACACAGCAATTACGATCTCCATTATCAATGTAGCGGTTGATCTGCTGTACGCTTTTATTGATCCAAGAGTGCGTTCCAAGATGAAACAATATTAA
- a CDS encoding ABC transporter permease has protein sequence MTTKSLTQEMRFRLKSSREYSQASFAWITSLLLTALLLFNSYDWSGQTFKPFLLTILGIYVFFTLVQSVITFRIRKDLIRTGTVSALTLRLAWVQLLAIISGNIFIVTAAFHLIRKSRNVEYTFAVYMLLTQLFVIGVSALNIFKPYVADNFLPAMAVLIFILVIDLVVLLIVSRYNATSILPRWMIGVSVVLILTSITGNVFALLLGISIIGRIRRQGKQKSNFWNDLWERLAPNMTAMSGLFFIIFLFSISICSFFTFDYSMAVENNYSALLQPPSLAYPLGTDDFGRCLFSRIVFGARISLIVGCMSTIIPVLIGGVLGAFSGFYGRHTDNIIMRLLDILYAIPGILLAIAIIAAFGANTVNLILALSLGSIPTYARTMRASVLYVSTFEFVEAARALGYNNRTIIFKHIIPNSLAPMIIKSTLTIGGAVIATSSLSYLGLGVEPHIPEWGNILKLGSTYLETHSYLAIYPGLAIILLVLSFNFLGDGLRDALDPKLEKA, from the coding sequence ATGACGACAAAATCCTTAACACAAGAAATGCGTTTCCGGCTTAAGTCTTCTCGAGAATACAGTCAGGCAAGCTTTGCCTGGATCACGTCCCTTCTCTTGACTGCATTATTGCTGTTCAACAGTTATGACTGGAGCGGGCAGACGTTCAAACCATTTCTGCTAACGATACTTGGGATCTATGTATTCTTCACACTGGTCCAAAGTGTTATCACCTTTCGGATTCGAAAAGACTTGATCCGAACCGGTACGGTTTCTGCTTTGACTCTCAGGTTAGCCTGGGTTCAGCTACTTGCTATCATTTCAGGCAATATATTTATCGTAACGGCAGCCTTTCATCTGATTCGAAAATCCAGGAACGTGGAGTATACCTTTGCGGTGTACATGCTGTTAACCCAGCTGTTCGTGATCGGTGTATCCGCGTTAAATATCTTCAAACCTTATGTGGCTGACAACTTTCTGCCAGCCATGGCGGTGCTGATATTCATTCTGGTCATCGACCTGGTCGTACTGCTTATCGTATCCCGATACAATGCGACCTCTATCCTCCCTCGCTGGATGATCGGTGTCAGTGTAGTACTAATTCTTACCTCGATCACAGGTAATGTATTTGCGCTATTGCTCGGCATTTCCATTATCGGACGAATTCGCAGACAGGGGAAACAAAAATCAAACTTCTGGAACGATCTGTGGGAGCGCCTTGCTCCGAATATGACTGCCATGTCCGGTTTGTTTTTTATCATTTTTCTGTTCTCGATATCGATCTGCAGTTTCTTCACCTTTGACTACAGTATGGCTGTGGAAAATAACTACTCGGCTCTGCTTCAACCGCCTTCCCTTGCGTATCCATTGGGAACGGATGACTTCGGACGATGTTTATTTTCCCGGATTGTATTCGGTGCCCGGATCTCCTTGATCGTAGGTTGCATGTCGACCATCATTCCTGTGTTGATCGGCGGAGTCCTCGGAGCATTCTCCGGCTTCTACGGAAGGCATACGGATAACATCATCATGCGGCTGCTCGATATTCTCTATGCAATTCCGGGTATTCTGCTCGCCATTGCCATTATTGCGGCGTTCGGAGCCAATACGGTCAATCTCATTCTGGCGCTGAGTCTGGGTTCGATTCCAACGTATGCCCGTACCATGAGAGCCAGTGTACTCTATGTATCTACATTTGAATTTGTGGAAGCTGCACGTGCACTGGGGTACAACAATCGTACGATTATTTTCAAACACATTATTCCTAACTCGCTTGCGCCCATGATTATCAAATCCACACTCACGATCGGTGGAGCGGTTATCGCTACCAGCAGCTTGAGTTATCTGGGACTCGGTGTAGAGCCGCATATTCCGGAATGGGGTAACATTCTGAAGCTCGGCAGTACATACCTGGAGACCCACTCTTATCTGGCGATTTATCCAGGCTTGGCTATTATTCTACTGGTTCTTTCGTTTAACTTTCTCGGTGACGGCCTGCGTGATGCGCTTGATCCCAAGCTGGAGAAAGCATAA
- a CDS encoding ABC transporter substrate-binding protein, with protein sequence MKKRTLISLLLILVIVISGCSVKTKTESQAETAPADTTETAQKPADIELLAMSSSENDVNIVRDQLTKNGFNVKLNLQPDYGSFKSQQDAGNYDIALSSWTTVTGNPDYAVRSLFKTGGDYSILADGELDKLIDQAATQTPDEYKDTYKQLEDRLVTDQAYIAPLYISLKSQAVNKDILNVDTVRLSKSRAMAWEPIEFKDSSKNATDPLILTQSASVLTSLDPIKGNDGSINQLNTNMYVRLVNLTDDDQLTADGSLSHNFSIAEGNSDYYFILRDDINFAKIDNKKAVDTGERVGADDVIFSLDRAKNKDSVPDHRTYSLHEHIKEAEVVTDLSALQSVKQSSGNGTILEELEQGLGSKITELVTDKTKADNSAGKYQVVKLTTTEPFPQVLNYLAHQSAGIVSKKQVESINTYDVASFDVNKDIPYGDQNTVTEGAAYNNTLYTSGPYILSYKNDYEGVFLKNPAYRKGTEDEPKIAQVNVRFISDADSALSALRSSEIHLYYGVPETKYDIIENDSKLKLQSLPSNAVSYLLFNTANREVAKSSDLRKAVLYSINQDEILSFYKNNKLKAYSTVSPLVQTGNELKADPAKVKEFLSNYNASK encoded by the coding sequence ATGAAAAAACGTACACTAATCTCATTGCTATTAATTCTCGTCATTGTGATTTCCGGCTGCAGTGTAAAAACGAAAACCGAATCCCAGGCGGAGACCGCACCAGCGGACACAACAGAAACTGCACAAAAACCGGCAGACATTGAACTGCTCGCCATGAGTTCTTCCGAAAATGATGTAAACATTGTCCGCGACCAGCTGACTAAAAATGGATTCAATGTAAAGCTGAACTTGCAGCCGGATTACGGTAGCTTCAAATCCCAGCAGGATGCAGGGAATTATGATATTGCCTTGTCCAGCTGGACAACGGTAACGGGAAATCCCGATTATGCGGTACGTTCCCTTTTCAAAACAGGTGGAGATTACAGTATCCTCGCCGATGGGGAACTTGATAAACTCATCGATCAGGCCGCTACTCAAACTCCAGATGAGTACAAAGACACGTACAAACAATTGGAAGATCGCTTGGTAACGGATCAGGCGTATATCGCACCTTTGTACATTTCCCTGAAAAGTCAGGCTGTGAACAAAGACATTCTGAATGTCGACACCGTTCGTCTCTCCAAATCCCGCGCCATGGCTTGGGAACCGATTGAGTTCAAGGACAGCTCCAAAAATGCCACAGACCCGTTGATTCTGACGCAAAGTGCATCCGTACTGACTTCCCTTGATCCCATCAAAGGAAACGACGGCTCCATCAACCAGTTGAACACCAATATGTATGTACGTCTCGTTAACTTGACAGATGACGATCAGCTGACAGCAGATGGATCACTGTCTCATAACTTCAGTATTGCTGAAGGAAATTCGGACTACTACTTCATCCTCAGAGACGATATCAACTTTGCTAAGATTGATAACAAAAAAGCTGTAGATACAGGAGAACGTGTCGGTGCAGATGATGTCATCTTCTCCCTGGATCGTGCTAAAAACAAAGATTCCGTTCCGGATCACCGGACGTACAGTTTGCATGAACACATCAAAGAAGCTGAGGTTGTAACGGATCTGAGTGCATTGCAATCTGTTAAACAATCCAGCGGTAATGGAACCATCCTGGAAGAATTGGAACAAGGCTTGGGCAGCAAAATTACAGAACTCGTGACTGACAAAACCAAAGCAGATAATAGTGCAGGGAAATATCAGGTCGTTAAACTAACAACAACTGAACCTTTCCCGCAAGTACTGAACTACCTGGCTCACCAATCTGCTGGGATCGTGTCCAAAAAACAGGTGGAGAGCATCAACACATATGATGTGGCTTCCTTTGACGTCAACAAAGATATTCCTTACGGTGACCAGAACACGGTGACTGAAGGCGCAGCATACAATAACACCCTTTACACGAGTGGCCCTTATATTTTGTCTTATAAAAATGATTATGAAGGTGTATTCTTGAAAAACCCGGCCTACCGTAAGGGTACGGAAGATGAGCCAAAAATCGCTCAGGTTAACGTCCGATTCATCTCGGATGCAGATAGCGCCCTCTCTGCTCTTCGCAGCAGCGAGATTCACTTATACTACGGTGTACCTGAAACCAAGTATGACATCATTGAAAATGACAGCAAGCTGAAACTGCAAAGTCTGCCAAGTAACGCTGTCTCCTATCTGTTGTTCAACACGGCCAATCGTGAAGTTGCCAAGAGCAGTGACTTGAGAAAAGCCGTGCTGTACTCCATCAATCAAGATGAGATTTTGAGTTTCTACAAGAACAACAAACTCAAAGCATACTCTACAGTAAGCCCGCTCGTTCAGACCGGGAATGAATTGAAAGCTGATCCTGCAAAAGTAAAAGAATTCTTGAGCAACTACAACGCTTCCAAGTAA
- a CDS encoding sugar O-acetyltransferase, which translates to MMREEERIMKGVLFSPSDPELKAIKRRAHNLSQRYSQTFEEQTEERNQILQQLLGGIGEGGFMQGPIFFHYGVHTRIGHHFFGNYNLTIQDDAQVTIGDYTSFGPNVTIVTPIHPMIASERRQMVDQNGDVKSLCYAKPVTIGNDVWISANVTVCGGATIGDGCVIGAGSVVTRDIPPHSFAAGVPCRVIRKITEADSMRNYPDVLADCRVLEE; encoded by the coding sequence ATGATGCGTGAAGAAGAGAGAATCATGAAGGGCGTGTTGTTCAGTCCAAGTGATCCGGAATTAAAGGCCATCAAAAGGCGAGCACATAATCTCAGTCAGCGTTACAGCCAGACCTTTGAAGAACAGACTGAGGAGAGGAATCAGATATTGCAACAGTTACTGGGAGGGATTGGAGAAGGCGGATTCATGCAAGGCCCCATCTTCTTTCATTATGGTGTGCATACCCGGATAGGTCATCACTTCTTCGGTAATTACAATCTGACGATACAAGATGACGCTCAAGTGACGATCGGGGACTATACCAGTTTTGGACCCAACGTTACGATTGTTACCCCCATTCATCCCATGATTGCCAGCGAGCGGAGACAGATGGTGGACCAGAACGGTGATGTGAAGTCACTATGTTATGCCAAACCTGTCACGATTGGTAATGATGTATGGATCTCGGCAAACGTCACAGTGTGCGGAGGCGCAACGATTGGAGACGGCTGTGTGATCGGAGCAGGTAGTGTGGTGACTCGTGATATTCCACCGCATTCTTTTGCGGCAGGCGTACCGTGCAGAGTTATTCGCAAAATTACTGAAGCGGACAGCATGCGAAATTACCCCGATGTTCTGGCCGATTGCCGTGTGCTGGAAGAATAA
- a CDS encoding ROK family protein, which translates to MKKANATMMKYINLNNVREVMQQMETATKPQLASLTNLSVVTINALIQELCDGGELFQDKVVPSNGGRPAQAYRYNYNFKLALVLYIKEMKGHELISATVMNLENKVVLKEESILPAFDKQHMLQLIARFIKEYPSIDMIGIGIPGQAVDGDITVSSHEELIHSHLIREIESEFQLKVLVENDVNAAISGYCAQHADMKQQSVAGIYFPNRYPPGMGMMLNGQMIRGKNGMFGEIKYLPYSPDWHRDMSKDDFVVNVCHILQTINAVVAPHQIVIYQERVEREELDLAWKQYGKDHPMPSLPEIVHQDSFQHDFDAGLRGMVLQALKSGILSEAL; encoded by the coding sequence ATGAAAAAAGCCAACGCTACAATGATGAAATACATCAATTTGAATAATGTGCGTGAAGTCATGCAGCAGATGGAAACGGCGACCAAACCGCAATTAGCTTCACTAACCAATCTTAGTGTTGTTACCATTAATGCGCTGATTCAGGAATTATGTGATGGCGGAGAGTTGTTCCAGGATAAAGTGGTTCCCTCTAACGGCGGTCGTCCTGCTCAGGCATATCGATATAATTATAACTTCAAGCTTGCTTTGGTTCTTTACATCAAAGAGATGAAAGGCCATGAGTTGATTTCGGCAACGGTCATGAATCTGGAGAATAAGGTTGTGTTGAAGGAAGAGAGCATCTTGCCTGCTTTTGATAAACAGCATATGCTGCAACTTATCGCACGTTTCATTAAGGAGTATCCCTCCATTGATATGATCGGTATCGGTATTCCGGGGCAAGCCGTGGATGGGGACATCACGGTGAGCAGTCATGAAGAGCTTATCCATTCACATCTGATACGGGAGATCGAGAGCGAGTTCCAACTGAAGGTTCTCGTGGAGAATGATGTGAATGCAGCAATTAGCGGATACTGTGCACAGCATGCGGATATGAAGCAACAGAGTGTAGCAGGAATTTATTTTCCGAACCGATACCCGCCGGGTATGGGCATGATGTTGAATGGACAGATGATCCGTGGGAAAAACGGGATGTTTGGTGAGATCAAGTATCTTCCTTATTCACCTGATTGGCACCGTGACATGAGCAAAGATGATTTTGTAGTGAACGTATGTCACATCTTGCAAACGATTAATGCCGTCGTTGCCCCGCACCAGATTGTCATTTATCAGGAACGGGTGGAGAGAGAAGAGCTGGATTTGGCGTGGAAACAGTACGGGAAGGATCACCCCATGCCGTCGTTGCCCGAGATTGTACATCAGGACTCGTTCCAACATGATTTCGATGCTGGGTTACGAGGAATGGTGCTTCAGGCGTTGAAGTCAGGCATTCTATCAGAAGCCTTATAA
- a CDS encoding GNAT family N-acetyltransferase, whose translation MQIRAFQESDKDFIVSLALRFMDFELMSWRDPDKMEESQLSLAQESVDNLSPGTEIFVAEDETGELLGFLEVQPHKDKLNDIEQGYIVAIAVSPQGEGKGVGKGLMTKAEEWSRQKGYRQLILNVFNNNLRAVNFYKHLNYEIEVVKMVKEL comes from the coding sequence ATGCAGATTAGAGCTTTTCAAGAGTCCGATAAAGATTTCATTGTAAGTCTGGCTTTACGATTTATGGACTTTGAGCTGATGAGCTGGCGTGATCCAGACAAAATGGAAGAATCACAGCTCAGCCTAGCCCAAGAATCAGTAGACAATCTTTCTCCTGGTACGGAGATTTTTGTGGCGGAAGATGAAACAGGAGAGCTACTGGGTTTCCTTGAAGTACAGCCGCATAAAGATAAATTGAACGATATAGAACAAGGCTATATTGTGGCGATTGCGGTTTCTCCACAAGGAGAAGGAAAAGGGGTCGGCAAGGGACTCATGACCAAAGCAGAAGAGTGGTCAAGGCAAAAAGGCTATCGACAGCTTATACTGAATGTCTTTAACAATAACCTTCGTGCCGTAAATTTCTATAAGCATTTAAATTATGAAATTGAAGTTGTGAAGATGGTAAAAGAGCTATAG
- a CDS encoding cyclase family protein has product MSNELIQAIQLLKEKKWVDLTHTFGPDSPHFSAFEAAQFDTLFDHNQGFFAQSFKFPGQYGTHLDAPIHFVRNTRYLDELGLKELVLPLVVIDQSAEVQNNPDFTLDVEHILEFEREHGVIEAGSFVALHTDWSKRWPSHEAFDNKDDKGNSHAPGWSVSALMFLFEERKVQAIGHETFDTDSAVDYQKNGALLAEYYVLAQDTYQVELLTNLDQVPAKGAVIFNIVPKAEKASGFPVRSFAILP; this is encoded by the coding sequence ATGTCCAACGAACTCATTCAAGCCATTCAGTTGTTAAAAGAAAAGAAGTGGGTGGATCTGACCCATACATTTGGACCAGACTCTCCACATTTTTCAGCATTTGAAGCAGCACAATTCGATACATTGTTTGATCACAATCAAGGTTTCTTTGCCCAGAGCTTCAAGTTCCCGGGTCAATACGGGACACATCTCGATGCGCCGATTCACTTCGTTCGGAATACCAGGTATCTGGATGAATTAGGTTTGAAGGAGCTTGTATTGCCACTTGTGGTCATTGACCAGTCCGCTGAAGTGCAGAACAATCCGGATTTCACACTGGATGTGGAGCACATTCTTGAATTTGAAAGAGAGCATGGTGTGATTGAGGCTGGAAGCTTCGTAGCCTTACATACCGACTGGAGCAAACGTTGGCCCAGCCATGAAGCATTTGATAACAAGGATGATAAGGGCAACAGTCATGCACCTGGATGGTCGGTTAGTGCGCTCATGTTTTTATTTGAGGAAAGAAAGGTACAAGCCATTGGTCACGAAACCTTTGACACGGATTCAGCGGTAGATTATCAGAAGAATGGAGCACTTCTGGCAGAATATTATGTACTTGCTCAGGATACATACCAGGTCGAGCTGTTAACAAACCTGGATCAGGTGCCGGCCAAGGGCGCTGTTATTTTCAATATTGTACCCAAAGCGGAAAAAGCTTCTGGTTTTCCAGTCCGGTCTTTTGCCATTTTGCCGTAA
- a CDS encoding type 1 glutamine amidotransferase family protein, protein MQTKNVYLYVFDTMADWEVGYLTAELNSGRYFRKGIEPLQVITVGVDKHPVTSMGGLNILPHISIDECTLKGDDVIILPGGNTWMDTIHDPLLKKVATSIEEGTVIAAICGATVGLAKMGLLDSRQHTSNDLEYLKMICPNYTGETYYETEPAVTDGNLVTASGIAPLEFTMHVLKLLNVFAPETLQAWYNLYQTHQPTYFYELMNSIAPE, encoded by the coding sequence ATGCAAACGAAGAACGTATATCTATATGTATTTGATACGATGGCAGACTGGGAGGTAGGTTATTTAACTGCTGAACTTAACTCGGGAAGGTATTTCAGGAAAGGTATTGAGCCTTTACAGGTCATAACCGTAGGTGTAGATAAACATCCGGTAACTTCCATGGGGGGATTGAACATCCTTCCTCATATTTCTATTGATGAATGTACATTGAAAGGTGACGACGTCATCATTCTTCCAGGAGGAAACACCTGGATGGACACCATCCATGATCCCCTATTGAAAAAAGTTGCTACCTCTATAGAAGAGGGTACGGTTATTGCGGCGATTTGCGGTGCCACCGTTGGACTTGCAAAAATGGGGTTACTGGACTCCAGACAGCATACAAGCAATGATTTAGAATACCTGAAGATGATATGTCCTAACTATACTGGAGAAACATATTATGAAACGGAGCCTGCAGTAACCGATGGAAATCTAGTTACTGCATCTGGAATAGCTCCGTTAGAATTTACAATGCATGTGTTGAAGCTGTTGAATGTCTTTGCACCAGAAACATTACAGGCCTGGTACAATCTATATCAGACTCATCAGCCAACATACTTCTACGAGTTAATGAATTCTATTGCACCTGAATAA